Proteins encoded in a region of the Vicia villosa cultivar HV-30 ecotype Madison, WI linkage group LG5, Vvil1.0, whole genome shotgun sequence genome:
- the LOC131602357 gene encoding uncharacterized protein LOC131602357 — translation MAGPLLLRSLLSSTRKSFSTSYPSRYFSRSFSAAPAAASSSSDPTGSLDPGRLRNVAVIAHVDHGKTTLMDRLLRQCGADIPHERAMDSITLERERGITISSKVTSIAWKENELNMVDTPGHADFGGEVERVVGMVEGAVLVVDAGEGPLAQTKFVLAKALKYGLRPILLLNKVDRPAVTEEICDEVESLVFDLFANLGATEEQLDFPVLYASAKEGWASTTYTKDPPAEAKNMSQLLDAIVTHVPPPNANIDAPFQMLVSMMEKDFYLGRILTGRVYSGVVRVGDRVHGLRNKDSGAEKVEEGKVVKLMKKKGTAMVVTDCAGAGDIISIAGLASPSIGHTVTTVEIMSALPTVELDPPTISMTFGVNDSPLAGRDGTHLTGGRIGDRLTAEAETNLAINVLPGLSETFEVQGRGELQLGILIENMRREGFELSVSPPKVMYKTEKGQKLEPIEEVTIEVNDEHVGFVMEALSHRRAEVTDMGPVAGAIGRTRLSLTCPSRGLVGYRSVFSSETRGTGFMHRAFLTYEKFRGPLGNVRKGVLVSVGLGSITSHALMSLEARGTLFVSPGMETYDGMIVGEHSRDTDLDVNPVRAKQLTNIRSASKDENVKLTPPRLMTLEEAIGYVASDELIEVTPKTIRLRKKYLDVNKRKTMSKRPKE, via the exons ATGGCGGGTCCTCTTCTTCTTCGTTCTCTCTTGTCTTCCACCCGAAAATCATTTTCCACTTCATATCCCTCTCGTTACTTCTCCCGCTCTTTCTCCGCCGCTCCCGCCGCCGCCTCCTCCTCTTCCGATCCCACCGGATCCCTCGACCCCGGCCGCCTTCGCAACGTCGCCGTCATAGCTCATGTCGACCACGGTAAGACAACTCTCATGGACCGTCTGCTCCGCCAGTGCGGCGCTGATATCCCGCACGAGCGCGCCATGGATTCCATCACGCTTGAACGCGAGCGCGGTATCACTATCTCTTCCAAG gttacTTCTATTGCGTGGAAAGAAAATGAGCTCAACATGGTGGATACTCCTGGACATGCTGATTTTGGAGGCGAG GTTGAACGGGTAGTTGGTATGGTTGAGGGAGCAGTTTTGGTTGTTGATGCCGGGGAAGGTCCACTTGCTCAAACTAAGTTTGTTCTTGCGAAAGCCTTAAAGTATGGGTTGCGGCCTATTCTTCTTTTAAACAAAGTAGACCGGCCTGCAG TTACTGAGGAGATATGCGACGAGGTTGAGAGTCTGGTGTTTGATCTATTTGCGAACCTGGGTGCTACAg AGGAGCAACTTGACTTCCCAGTTCTTTATGCTTCTGCTAAAGAAGGATGGGCATCCACCACCTATACCAAGGATCCTCCTGCCGAGGCCAAAAATATGTCACAGTTGCTTGATGCCATCGTAACACATGTTCCTCCACCAAATGCAAACATTGACGCACCTTTCCAAATGCTG GTTTCTATGATGGAGAAGGACTTTTATCTTGGGCGGATTTTGACCGGACGTGTGTATTCTGGGGTTGTTCGTGTTGGTGACAGGGTTCACGGACTACGTAACAAAGATTCTGGTGCTGAAAAGGTTGAAGAAGGAAAG GTGGTGAAGCTGATGAAAAAGAAGGGTACAGCCATGGTTGTAACTGATTGTGCTGGAGCTGGTGATATAATTTCAATTGCTGGTTTGGCAAGTCCATCTATTGGTCATACAGTCACTACTGTGGAG ATTATGTCTGCATTACCCACAGTTGAATTGGATCCACCTACAATTTCTATGACCTTTGGTGTAAACGACTCCCCATTAGCTGGTCGTGATGGTACTCAT TTGACTGGGGGAAGAATTGGTGATCGACTAACGGCTGAAGCTGAAACCAACCTTGCCATAAATGTGCTTCCAGGCTTGTCAGAAACGTTTGAAGTTCAAGGAAGAGGAGAACTGCAGCTGG GTATTTTAATTGAGAATATGAGGCGTGAGGGATTTGAGCTATCCGTCTCTCCACCTAAAGTCAT GTATAAAACCGAAAAAGGTCAGAAACTTGAGCCAATAGAAGAAGTTACAATTGAG GTAAATGATGAGCACGTTGGCTTTGTAATGGAGGCTTTGTCTCACAGACGAGCTGAGGTTACCGACATGGGTCCTGTCGCCGGAGCTATTGGGCGAACTAGATTGTCCTTGACTTGTCCATCAAG GGGCCTGGTTGGTTACAGGAGTGTGTTCAGCAGTGAGACACGTGGAACTGGGTTCATGCACCGTGCTTTCCTCA CATATGAAAAATTTCGAGGCCCTCTTGGCAATGTGAGGAAAGGAGTACTG GTGTCAGTGGGTTTGGGTTCAATCACATCTCATGCATTAATGAGCTTAGAAGCTCGTGggactctttttgtatctcctgGAATGGAG ACATATGATGGTATGATTGTTGGAGAACACTCACGGGATACAGATCTTGAT GTTAATCCAGTGAGGGCTAAACAACTTACAAATATACGCTCTGCTTCCAAGGATGAGAATGTGAAGCTGACTCCACCTCGCCTC ATGACGCTTGAAGAAGCTATAGGATATGTAGCTTCAGATGAGCTTATCGAG GTTACTCCAAAGACCATCCGGTTACGAAAGAAATACCTTGATGTTAACAAGCGTAAAACCATGAGTAAAAGGCCAAAGGAATGA